The stretch of DNA GCCGGTCCGGCGGCGACGACGCGCCGGCGCGTCTCGCGGACGAACTCGGCCTCGACGACCCGATCCAGCGGATCGAAGGGTTCGACGTGAGCCACAGCGGCGGCAAGGCGGTCGTCGGGAGCGACGTCTGCTTCGTCGACGGCAGCGCCGAGAAGTCCGCCTACCGCCGGAAGAAACTCACCGAACGCAACGACGACTACGCGAACATGCGCGAACTGATCCGCTGGCGTGCCGCCCGCGCCGTCGACGGTACCGACGACCGGCCCGATCCGGATCTCCTTCTGATCGATGGCGGCGACGGCCAACTCGCCGCCGCCCGCGACGCCCTCGCGGAGACGGGGTGGGACGTGCCCGCCGTCGCGCTGGCGAAGGCCGACGAACGGATCGTGACGCCCGACGGCGTCCACGACTGGCCCGCCGACGCCCCCCACCTCCACCTCTGTCAGCGGGTGCGCGACGAAGCCCACCGCTTCGCCGTCCAGTACCACGGGTCCGTCCGCGACGAGGTGTCGACGGCGCTCGACGACGTGCCGGGCGTCGGTCCCGAGACGCGGCGGCGACTCCTCCGGCGGTTCGGGAGCGTCGAGAACGTGCGCGAGGCGTCGCTCGTGGACCTGCGGGACGTAGAGGGCGTGGGCGAGAAGACGGCGGCGGCGCTGGCCCGGCGACTGTAGCGAACAGGTGGCGCCTCGCACGGCCGCGACGACGGGGTGTGGCGCCACGCGCCCGCGGACACCCCGTGACCGGTCGTCAGGTCACGGGGCGACTGGCCGCGGCATCGGATATAAACGTCAGGCGACTTCTGCGTACTGCTCGCGAAGTTTCTCCGCGGCGTCGTCCATCAACTCGGCCTCGTAGTCGTCGAGGTCCCACTCGACGACCTCCTCGACGCCGTTCGAGCCGAGCTTGACCGGCACGCCGAAGGCGGTGTCCTCGTAGCCGTACTCGCCGTCGAGGACGACGCTACCCGGGAGGACGGTACCGGTGTCGCGGAGTACGGCTTCGACCATGTGGGCGACGCCCGTCGCCGGTCCCCACTCCGTCGCGCCCTTGCGCTCGATGACGTCCATCGCGGACTCCTGGAGGTTACCGAGGATCTCCTCGCGCTCGTCGGCGGTGAACTCGGGATCGCTGCCGTCGACCCGCACTTTCGAGAAGACGGGTACCTGCGCGTCGCCGTGTTCGCCGAGGATGGTCGCCTCGACGTTCCGCACCGGCACGTCGAACCGCTCGGAGAGGACGTATCGGAAGCGCGCGGAGTCGAGACGGCCGCCGAAACCGATCACCGAGTGCCGGTCCCGGTCGCCCGTCTCGTAGAGGTGGCGGTTGAGCAGGTCCACCGGGTTCGAGGTGGTGATGGAGACGAAGTCGTCGTTGTACTCCGCGAGCGAGGAGCCGATGTCCTCCATGATCGGCGCGTTGTCGCCCGCGAGGTCGATGCGGGTCTGCCCGGGTTTGCGCGGGATGCCGGCCGTGATGACCACCACGTCCGAGCCCTCGGTCGCCTCGTAGCCGCCCTGTCGGACGACGGTGTTGGAGTCGTAGGCGATGCCGTGGTTCGCGTCCGCAGCCTGTCCAACCGTCTCGGCCTCCATATCCGGAATGTCGACGAAGACGAGTTCGTCCGCGATGTCACGGAGCGCGATGGTGTACCCTGCCGCGGCCCCGACGGTCCCTGCCGCGCCGATGACGCTCACTTTCGTCATATCACGTATCGATGGCGGGGGATTCCGATTAAACGCTTCGGAAGCCCCGGATTCGCCCCGCAGTCGGCGTACGGTCGCTCGACGACCGTCGAAAATCGCGTCCCGACCCCGTGGGGTTTTTCGACTTCGGCCGCCTTCCCCCGCCCATGAGTGGGTTCGACGAGGAGGCCGAACGCGAGCGGCTCCGGGAGAAGTACGAACAGGACCAGGAGAAGCGTGCGAGCACACAGCGCATGAGCGAACTGCTCCTCAAGGGGGCGACGATGACAAACAGCCACTGCGACACCTGTGGCGATCCCATCTTCCGCCACGACGGACAGGAGTTCTGCCCGACGTGCCAGGCGGCCGACGGTGGGGCGGACGACCGCGTGGCGGCGACCGCCGATGCCGACGCCGACGCCGCTCCCACCCCCGACGCGACGCCGGGCGGCGAGGCCGCGACCCCCGACCGCTCCGCACAGGCCGACGTCGGGGTCGAGGCTGACACCGACGCAGCGGCGGACGCAGGTGCTGGCGGGGGACGCGACCCGACCGCGACCAGTCCCTCGCCCCCGTCGCCGCGCGCCGACGCCCCCCTCGACGAGGCCCGCGCGTCGCTCTCGCGGACGCTCCTGAAGTACGCGCGGGCGGCCGAGGGGACCGACGACCCGCGGCGGGCACAGGAGTTCCTCGCCGCCGCCCGCGAGGCGGCGGCGACGCTCTCTGCGCTCGAGCGCTAGCGGTACTCGCTTCCCACCACGTCGCGGATGCGGTCGGCGGTGACCTCGCCGACCCCGTCGACGGCCAGCAGATCCTCCTCGCGGGCCGTCATCACGGCCTCGACGCTCCCGAAGTGTTCGAGCAGCGACCGCGCCGTCACCGGGCCGATGTCGGCGATGGCGCCGACGACGTACTCCTGTTGTTCGGCCAGGGTCTTCGAACTCTTCTCGCCGTGGACGCTCACGGCGCGGTCGCGGGTCGTCTGCTCCCGTCCGGCGAGCACCGCGAGCAGGTCCGCGGTGTCGCCCTCGTCCTCCGTCCGCAGGACGCTCACGCCGAAGTCGACGGTGAGCGACGCCAGCGCGCCACGGATGGCGTCGGGGTGGACGTTGCGCTCCTCGTAGAGTCCGTCGCCCTCGATGAGGACGACCGGGCGGGCGTAGTGTCGGGAGAGGTCGCCCACCTGTTCGAACAGCGAGCGATCGCCGCCGGTCAGGGTGTCGAGGAAGTCCGAGACGGTCTTGCGCTCGACTGCGACGCGGTCGGAGACGACGTAGTCGCCGACCGCCAGCGTCTCCAGGCGCGTCGCCATCCCCTCGCGGGTCGAGAGGTCGCGGGCGATGGCCGAGTCGAGTTCGCGCTGGTCGACGACGACCTCCACCTCCCCGTCCTCGTCCCCGTCCCCGTCCCCGCCCGCGGTGGCGACGACGGCGTCGTCGTCGACGCCGTCTCCGTCCCCGTTCGCCGCCCCGAAATCCGCCAGCCCCGGCTGGGCCGTCGCGCCGCCGTCCGCTTCGGCGGCCGCGTCGCCGGCCGCCCCGGCGTCCGCATCCGCCGCGCCGTCGAACGAATCCAGTGCGGTCTGGGAGTCGTCGAGTTCCGCCTCCACCTCGTCGGCCACCCCTTTCAGTTCCTTCAGTTCGTCCTCCATCTCCCGCTCGCGCCGGCGGGAGATCCAGAAGAAGGCCTCGTCGCGGGTGTCCTCGGCCATCAGGACGATCACCCGCCCCTCGTCCTGTCGGCCCGTCCGCCCCTTTCGCTGGATGGATCGGATCGCGGTGGGGACGGGTTCGTAAAAGAGGACGAGGTCCACCTCGGGCACGTCCAGCCCCTCCTCCGCGACGGAGGTGGAGACCAGCACCTCGAACTCACCGCTTCGAAAGGCATCGAGCGTCTCGCCCTGCTGCTTCTGGGTCATACCGTCCGAACCTTCCTTGTCGCCCTGGCCGACGAACCGCCGGGTGTCGAAGCTCTCGCTCAGGAAGTCGGTCAGCGCCTCGGCCGTGTCGCGGGATTCGGTGAAGACGATGACGCGCTCGCCGCCGCCGATGCCGAGCGTCCGGGCGAGGAGGACCCGCGTCTGTCTGAACTTGGGGTGAAGGTCGTCGAACGCCTCGGCTTTCCGCATCGCTTCCCGCACCTTCGGCTCCGAGACGAGCCGTTGACTCGCCTTCGACGCGCCGGAGGCGCGGGCGGCGTTGCGCTGGCGTTCGAAGTACCGACGGAGCGACTCGACCGACTGCGTCTCCGCGAGCTCCACGGCTCGACGGAGCTTCATCACCTCCGCGTGCATCGACATGCCCTCGTACCCCTCGGACTGGTCGGCGTCGATGAGGTCCTGTAGCTGCCCGCGCATCGAGTTGAGATCCCGCTGTGAGAGGTCGGGACTCGTCTTGTTGGTGACGCCGAGGTGCTTCAACTGCTCCAGGCGGTCGGTGATCACCTCGTTGATGGCGTCCCTGATCTCCAGTACCGGCTCGGGGAGGGTTACCCGCTCCCACTCCACCTCGGTGTCGTGGGTGTACTCGGCCACGTCGGCGTCGTCCTCGGTCATCACCGCCACCTCGCTCAGCCCGAGGTTCTCACAGACGGTGAGGATGGCCTCCTCGTCGCCGCCGGGGGACGCGCTCATACCGGTGACGAGCGGCGCCCCGGCGTCGGCGTGGTAGCGCTCCGCGATGTAGACGTACGCGTAGTCGCCGGTCGCGCGGTGACACTCGTCGAAAGTGAGATGCGTCACGTCCGACAGGGAGATCCGACCACCGATGAGGTCGTTCTCGACTACCTGTGGCGTCGCGATGACGATGCGGCTCTCCGCCCACAGCGCGGCTCGGTCGTCCGGGCGCACCTCCCCGGTGAACACCGTCACCTCGTCGTCGGGGATCGAGAGGGCCTCGCGGTAGAAGTCGGCGTGTTGCTGGACGAGTGGTTTGGTCGGTGCGAGAAAGAGCGCCGTCCCGCCCACCTCCTGGAGGCGGTCGGCGGTCACGAGCAGGCTCACCGTCGTCTTCCCGAGGCCGGTGGGCAGACAGACCAGCGTATGCGACTCGCGGGCGTCGGACGCGAGTTGGAGCTGGTAACGACGCCGTTCGATGAAGCCGGGTTCGAGCAGCGGGTGGTCGACGTACGCTTGCTCGTCGTCGGTGGCCGCCATTACGCCCGCTTCGTCGGCGTCGTGGTTAAGCGTTGGCGAACCGCGGTGAAAGTGGTCGCGGGACGCTGGCTCGGCGCTCGGTTCGAAGTCGCCTCCGAACGCTACACGATGCGCTCGCCGTCGTCGTCGTACAGCCGGATGGCGTCGACGGGACAGGTCCGGGCGGCGAACTCGGCGTCGAGTTCCGCCCCGTCGGGCACCTCGCGGACGAAGATGTCGGGCTCGGTCTCCTCACTCTCCGCGAGGTCGGCCTTCCCGTCGTCGCGGTTCTCCTCGAACGCCGCCCACTCGTCGGTACACTGGAACATCCCGATACAGGTGTCGCGGTCGAACTCGACGCGCATGGCCGTCGGTAGACGGGGTAGAGAGAAAGATGTAGCGCCTAGTTGGTCGTCGACTTCGACTCGCCGCCGTTCGGCGGCGGTTCGACGCCCTCGACCACTTCCGCCACTTCGGTCTGCTTCTCGGTGTCGACGTGCCAGCGGTCCACCCGGTCCTCGTAGTCGGCGAGTCGGTCGCTCACGACCGCCTTGACCTCGTCGTCGTTGACGTTCACCTCGAAGATGAACCCCTCCTCGTCGCCGCCGCGGGTCGTCTTCTGGACGTTCGCACTCACGAGTTCGTTGTCGAAGTAGTAGGGCGCGAGCTGTGTCATCACCTTCCGATACACCGTGTCCTCGACGGCCCGGAGCGCCTTCCGCCCGGCGGAGTCGGCGGCGCGGGCGACGTAGTTGATCGAGTCCTGCCAGCGCTCGACTGCCCCCTCGTTGTCCCCCTCCTCGACGCGTTCGTAGGACTCGGAGAGCTTCTCGCCGGCCGTCCGCAGGTCCTCGTCCGGCTCTTTCCCGGCTTTCTCCCCTTCGCCCTCGTCGACGCTCGCCTGTTCGGCCGTCTTCTCGTTGACGTCCTCGCCGAGGCGCTCGTGGGATTTGGGTCGCCACTCGTCCCACTCGTCGAACGCCTCGCCGTCGACCCCGGCCTCGCGGAGTGCGCGCGTGATCCGCTCGCCGTGCTCGACGATGTCCGCCCACGTTCCCCGACATTTGAAGCCGGACACGCTCTCTTCCATCGCTTGTCAGGTCTCCAGGGTGCGGGTGTACAAAACGGTTCCGCGCTACCGGCCGTACGTGAACCGAGTCGCGTAGTCGTCGAGGCGACGCTTGAGGCGACCGAGCCACGCCGCCGGCGAGACGGCGCGCAGTTGTCGTTCGTCGACCTCGATCCGGGCGCCGGCGTACGGGTCCCGTTCGTCGTCCTCGTCGTCCGCCGAGGCCACGCCGACGACCGAACTCATGGCACAGCGGCCGCAGGTTTCGGTATCTTTGCCACCCATCGTGCCTGTGTCTACGGCTACGAGCCGATTAAACCTTGCCGTGCCGGTGACGACGCGTTTTTCCTCCCGCCCGTCCAGTGAAGCGATATGGGTTACCACGTCGTCGACACCGACGAAATCGAACCGGACCCCGACCGCCCCTGCACGCGCCGGTCGCTGTCCGACCCCGGCGGCCTCACCAACATGGCTATCAACCGCTACACGGCCGCACCCGGTGAGGAACTGCCCCTCGCCTACCACTATCACGACGATCAAGAGGAGGCGTTCTACGTCCTCTCCGGCACCCTCCACGTGAAGACGCCCGAGGGGACGCTGCAGGCCGGCCCGGACACGCTACTCACCGTCGAACCCGACAGCCCCCAGTTCGCGTACAACCCCGAGGACGCCGCGGAGTCCGTCGACGTCGTCGCCATCGGAGCGCCGGCAATCGACGACGTCCACGCGTACGATCCGGACTCGTGAGCGACGACGGGGTGCCGAGCGGCGGCGCGGAGACGGGCGTCGAGGCCGACGCCGACGGCGACGTGCCCGACGACGTCCCCCACTGGGACGACGAGTACGTCGACCGGGTCAGCGACCGCCTGATGTTCAACTACGACCTCGAGCGTGACTACCGGGTCGACGCCGAGTCGTTCGACCTCTACGGTCGCCTCGAAATCCACACCCAGAAGAAGTTCTTCCACCCCGCGATCACCTACGGCCACCACGCGTCGTACGAGCACCTGTTCCTGCGTCGTGCCGACGACGTTCGGGTCCCGGCGCTCGAACGACTCGTCGGCCTCGCCGCCGACCTCGCCGACCGCTGGATCGAGGCCGACGAGGAACACTACGCCACGGAGTTCACCTTCGCCGTCGTCGTCCCCGAGATTCCCGACGACGTGCGCGAGTTCGTCGCCGGCTTCTCCGACCGAAACATGCTCAAATACGGCTACAACGGCTACTACGAGACCCACCTCGCCGTCGTCGCGCCGGAGCGGGAGGACGTGGTGACGAGCCAGCGCGCGGACGTGGCCGACGCGCTTACCGTCTGGCGCCCGATCGACGCCGACGTTCCCGGCCCGCTCGAACGGCTCAAACGCCGGCTGCTGGGGTAGCCGACCGCCGACGGTCGTCCGCCCGCCGCACACGACCGACGCGGTACTGAAGGGCCGCGACCGTCCAGACGTGCTTATGACCCGGCGCGTACCCCTCGTCACCGTCCTCGTCTTCGTCCTCGTCCTCGCCGGCTGTATGGGGGTCGGCGGTGGCGGTACGACGCCCACCCCGGAGCCGCCGCTCCGCGCGACGGCGACGCCGGCGACGCTCGCTCCGGCCACCCTCGACGCGACGGGGTACGCCACCCATCGCGCCGACTCGCCGCCGCTGCACACGACGGTTACGGCCCGTATCGAGGGCGACGTGACGCTTCAGACGACTCGCGAGGTGCGCGCGACGACCGCCCGTCGCGTGTACGTCCGGTCGACGCCGGACGGCCCTGCGGTCGTCGGCCTCCGTTCGGTTCCGAGCGTGAAGCCCTTCGAGAACGCCGACCTCCGCAAGGACCCGGCGGCC from Haloplanus salinus encodes:
- a CDS encoding DEAD/DEAH box helicase; this translates as MAATDDEQAYVDHPLLEPGFIERRRYQLQLASDARESHTLVCLPTGLGKTTVSLLVTADRLQEVGGTALFLAPTKPLVQQHADFYREALSIPDDEVTVFTGEVRPDDRAALWAESRIVIATPQVVENDLIGGRISLSDVTHLTFDECHRATGDYAYVYIAERYHADAGAPLVTGMSASPGGDEEAILTVCENLGLSEVAVMTEDDADVAEYTHDTEVEWERVTLPEPVLEIRDAINEVITDRLEQLKHLGVTNKTSPDLSQRDLNSMRGQLQDLIDADQSEGYEGMSMHAEVMKLRRAVELAETQSVESLRRYFERQRNAARASGASKASQRLVSEPKVREAMRKAEAFDDLHPKFRQTRVLLARTLGIGGGERVIVFTESRDTAEALTDFLSESFDTRRFVGQGDKEGSDGMTQKQQGETLDAFRSGEFEVLVSTSVAEEGLDVPEVDLVLFYEPVPTAIRSIQRKGRTGRQDEGRVIVLMAEDTRDEAFFWISRRREREMEDELKELKGVADEVEAELDDSQTALDSFDGAADADAGAAGDAAAEADGGATAQPGLADFGAANGDGDGVDDDAVVATAGGDGDGDEDGEVEVVVDQRELDSAIARDLSTREGMATRLETLAVGDYVVSDRVAVERKTVSDFLDTLTGGDRSLFEQVGDLSRHYARPVVLIEGDGLYEERNVHPDAIRGALASLTVDFGVSVLRTEDEGDTADLLAVLAGREQTTRDRAVSVHGEKSSKTLAEQQEYVVGAIADIGPVTARSLLEHFGSVEAVMTAREEDLLAVDGVGEVTADRIRDVVGSEYR
- a CDS encoding DUF6517 family protein → MTRRVPLVTVLVFVLVLAGCMGVGGGGTTPTPEPPLRATATPATLAPATLDATGYATHRADSPPLHTTVTARIEGDVTLQTTREVRATTARRVYVRSTPDGPAVVGLRSVPSVKPFENADLRKDPAAGLSLADRLARAQSVYAAVRVRSTTGERSATLLGTEATLTRHRGTTRVNGTDRSVSAALVTVAHGGDYVTMAVVVPRGVEASLPRLLGGCATRRGRRESFSRRPWARRRRRRPRSSHGPVGCC
- the mdh gene encoding malate dehydrogenase, producing the protein MTKVSVIGAAGTVGAAAGYTIALRDIADELVFVDIPDMEAETVGQAADANHGIAYDSNTVVRQGGYEATEGSDVVVITAGIPRKPGQTRIDLAGDNAPIMEDIGSSLAEYNDDFVSITTSNPVDLLNRHLYETGDRDRHSVIGFGGRLDSARFRYVLSERFDVPVRNVEATILGEHGDAQVPVFSKVRVDGSDPEFTADEREEILGNLQESAMDVIERKGATEWGPATGVAHMVEAVLRDTGTVLPGSVVLDGEYGYEDTAFGVPVKLGSNGVEEVVEWDLDDYEAELMDDAAEKLREQYAEVA
- a CDS encoding ferredoxin, translating into MRVEFDRDTCIGMFQCTDEWAAFEENRDDGKADLAESEETEPDIFVREVPDGAELDAEFAARTCPVDAIRLYDDDGERIV
- a CDS encoding Sjogren's syndrome/scleroderma autoantigen 1 family protein, whose amino-acid sequence is MSGFDEEAERERLREKYEQDQEKRASTQRMSELLLKGATMTNSHCDTCGDPIFRHDGQEFCPTCQAADGGADDRVAATADADADAAPTPDATPGGEAATPDRSAQADVGVEADTDAAADAGAGGGRDPTATSPSPPSPRADAPLDEARASLSRTLLKYARAAEGTDDPRRAQEFLAAAREAAATLSALER
- a CDS encoding DUF5828 family protein, whose protein sequence is MEESVSGFKCRGTWADIVEHGERITRALREAGVDGEAFDEWDEWRPKSHERLGEDVNEKTAEQASVDEGEGEKAGKEPDEDLRTAGEKLSESYERVEEGDNEGAVERWQDSINYVARAADSAGRKALRAVEDTVYRKVMTQLAPYYFDNELVSANVQKTTRGGDEEGFIFEVNVNDDEVKAVVSDRLADYEDRVDRWHVDTEKQTEVAEVVEGVEPPPNGGESKSTTN
- a CDS encoding cupin domain-containing protein produces the protein MGYHVVDTDEIEPDPDRPCTRRSLSDPGGLTNMAINRYTAAPGEELPLAYHYHDDQEEAFYVLSGTLHVKTPEGTLQAGPDTLLTVEPDSPQFAYNPEDAAESVDVVAIGAPAIDDVHAYDPDS